A genomic segment from Methanolobus zinderi encodes:
- a CDS encoding cation:proton antiporter yields the protein MNSIYFLGLAVFVLSMSLIAQFLSRKFKVPIILFLLFEGIIAGPEVLGIINPMLFGDGLTAIVSFSVAIIVFDGGLHIDLKSIRTIQKTALKLTTIGVLITFIGATAVTYLLLDLPIELAALFGGLVAATGPTVITPLVRNIHVSHKISKILEIEGVLNDAASVIIAAFMFEWIVSQLSGFEAVAFILQRLLIGLVIGSLSGELLKRALSSGSVVTDQTARLVTLTLVLAAYVTSELLGNESGILAVAVFGIMIGTSKIPHKEALKEFKSDLVLVMLSLIFILLAAMLRFQNILNLGWNGILVVVLLMVLVRPAAVFISTISSRLKVQEKAFISFIGPRGVVPASIATYFALRLDALDIAGGDTLVGLVFLTVIITVILTGTMAKSVANLLGVIPMEILIIGGGEVGKILAERFEKRGENVLVVDNSEEKCSRLLKQGIRAVHGDAEDINVLKAAGIEKAKYVVATTDQDNTNLLVSQIAKSKFGLKEEQIVARVNSMENLHAFWDLGIRSMSPQMTTALVLDNMVGRSSMFSLCEVGEEGEILEARVTNPKIVGKAIKELSLPENSLLLMIRRDEKSHIANGNFVLEYDDLVTVIGEGDSAKEVADILHR from the coding sequence GTGAACTCTATATACTTTTTAGGTCTGGCGGTCTTCGTGCTCTCCATGAGCCTTATCGCCCAGTTTCTCAGCAGAAAATTCAAGGTTCCTATCATACTTTTTCTTTTGTTTGAAGGTATAATTGCAGGACCTGAAGTACTTGGCATCATTAATCCGATGCTTTTTGGTGACGGACTGACCGCCATTGTTTCGTTCTCAGTTGCTATCATCGTTTTTGACGGTGGTCTTCATATTGATCTCAAGAGCATCAGGACCATTCAGAAAACAGCTCTGAAGCTCACGACAATCGGCGTACTGATTACTTTCATAGGAGCCACTGCCGTAACCTATCTACTTCTTGACCTGCCAATAGAACTCGCAGCTCTTTTCGGAGGACTTGTGGCAGCTACCGGACCGACGGTAATAACTCCGCTTGTAAGGAATATACACGTCAGCCACAAGATCAGCAAAATACTGGAAATAGAAGGTGTGCTCAATGACGCTGCAAGTGTTATTATTGCTGCGTTCATGTTCGAATGGATAGTATCCCAGCTTTCAGGTTTTGAAGCAGTTGCTTTCATACTGCAGAGGCTACTGATCGGTCTGGTCATAGGTAGTCTCAGTGGTGAGCTACTCAAGCGTGCTCTTTCCAGTGGTTCGGTGGTAACCGACCAGACTGCAAGGTTGGTTACCCTTACTCTGGTTCTTGCAGCGTATGTTACATCTGAACTTCTGGGTAATGAATCAGGAATCCTGGCTGTGGCAGTATTTGGAATTATGATCGGTACTTCAAAGATACCGCATAAAGAGGCACTCAAGGAGTTTAAGTCGGATCTTGTACTTGTAATGCTTTCACTGATATTCATTCTTCTTGCTGCCATGTTGCGTTTCCAGAACATTCTCAACCTGGGCTGGAACGGAATACTGGTTGTAGTGCTGCTTATGGTTCTGGTCAGGCCGGCAGCGGTCTTCATCTCGACCATCAGTTCCCGCCTTAAGGTACAGGAAAAAGCTTTCATTTCTTTTATCGGCCCAAGGGGAGTTGTTCCCGCATCCATTGCAACTTATTTTGCACTGAGGCTGGATGCCCTTGATATTGCAGGCGGGGACACGCTGGTAGGTCTTGTCTTCTTAACAGTAATAATCACAGTAATCTTGACAGGCACAATGGCCAAGAGTGTGGCCAATTTACTAGGAGTCATACCAATGGAAATTCTGATAATAGGTGGAGGAGAGGTCGGAAAGATTCTGGCCGAAAGATTTGAAAAGAGGGGAGAGAACGTCCTTGTAGTCGATAACTCCGAGGAGAAATGCAGCCGTTTGCTCAAACAGGGTATAAGGGCTGTACACGGGGATGCAGAGGACATCAATGTGCTAAAGGCAGCGGGTATTGAAAAAGCCAAATATGTGGTGGCAACCACAGATCAGGATAATACCAACCTGCTGGTCTCACAGATCGCCAAGAGTAAGTTCGGCCTGAAGGAAGAACAGATAGTTGCCAGGGTCAACAGTATGGAGAATCTCCACGCTTTCTGGGACCTTGGGATCCGCTCCATGAGTCCTCAGATGACCACCGCCCTGGTGCTGGATAATATGGTGGGCAGAAGCTCCATGTTCTCCCTGTGCGAGGTGGGTGAAGAAGGTGAGATACTGGAGGCCAGGGTTACAAATCCGAAGATCGTCGGCAAGGCCATCAAGGAACTGTCCCTTCCTGAGAACAGCCTTCTGCTTATGATACGCAGGGATGAGAAATCCCATATCGCAAATGGTAACTTCGTACTGGAGTATGATGATCTTGTGACCGTTATCGGTGAGGGTGACTCAGCAAAGGAAGTTGCCGATATCCTTCACCGGTAA
- a CDS encoding RPA family protein — protein MAGYTREVARRVFAQEFRESNLTYKDGDDQYAPQYLLIPTGARVNRLFIVGTLVEKEDIGSDSEYWRGRVIDPTGSFMIYAGQYQPEAAQILSECDTPAFVAIVGKPSTYTTGEGDVLTSVRPESIHVVDGQTRDLWVVDTAKKTLARLKELENGSPDSVKAKEHYDPDLKQYYSMVSQALRSLKETL, from the coding sequence ATGGCGGGCTATACTAGGGAAGTTGCACGCAGGGTCTTTGCCCAGGAGTTCAGGGAATCAAACCTGACCTATAAGGATGGAGATGACCAGTATGCACCACAGTATCTGCTTATACCTACTGGTGCCAGGGTGAACCGTTTGTTCATAGTCGGTACCCTTGTGGAGAAAGAGGATATAGGAAGTGATTCCGAATACTGGCGTGGCAGAGTGATAGATCCTACGGGTTCTTTCATGATATATGCCGGACAGTATCAGCCGGAGGCTGCACAGATCCTTTCGGAATGTGATACTCCTGCCTTTGTTGCAATAGTCGGTAAACCAAGTACCTACACAACCGGGGAAGGAGATGTACTTACGTCGGTACGTCCGGAATCCATTCATGTGGTTGACGGACAGACAAGGGATCTGTGGGTGGTTGATACTGCAAAGAAGACGCTTGCACGTCTGAAGGAACTGGAGAACGGTTCTCCGGATTCTGTAAAGGCGAAGGAACATTATGACCCTGATCTGAAGCAGTATTATTCAATGGTCTCACAGGCTCTCAGGTCACTGAAAGAGACACTCTGA
- a CDS encoding MarR family transcriptional regulator, with translation MIELLHSKSGITKFQILIEVAAHQPNVRQKEIAEKIGVTPQAVSEYIKELVAEGHIYSEGRVRYRITKQGVEWVLENANDMKRYARYVMSDIISHVSTWTAIAEEDLEKDTKVYLKMREGLLYVGTEEVTSASGTTISDATKGEDVGVTDLMGLIDLENASITICRVPRVERGGSKNVDLERLRSLARSKAYIAIVGVESLVALKKIDMEPDVMFGAKESVIEAAYHGLSSLVLAIDEEVPTILSRLEAENLEYELVDLSIQ, from the coding sequence ATGATAGAACTCCTTCATAGCAAAAGTGGCATAACCAAATTCCAGATACTGATCGAGGTGGCTGCCCATCAGCCAAACGTCAGGCAAAAGGAGATAGCTGAAAAAATAGGCGTCACTCCCCAGGCGGTTTCCGAGTATATCAAAGAACTCGTCGCCGAGGGACACATCTACTCAGAAGGAAGGGTTCGCTACCGTATCACCAAACAGGGAGTGGAATGGGTACTTGAGAACGCAAATGATATGAAACGTTATGCCCGCTATGTAATGAGTGATATCATAAGTCATGTATCAACCTGGACTGCAATAGCGGAAGAGGACCTTGAAAAAGACACTAAGGTCTATCTTAAGATGAGGGAAGGACTCCTGTACGTAGGTACTGAAGAGGTTACAAGCGCATCCGGCACTACTATATCCGATGCTACGAAAGGAGAGGATGTGGGAGTTACCGACCTTATGGGCCTTATAGACCTTGAGAACGCCAGCATAACCATATGCAGGGTGCCAAGGGTGGAGCGCGGCGGTTCAAAGAATGTTGATCTTGAACGCCTGAGATCCCTTGCAAGATCTAAAGCCTATATTGCTATTGTGGGCGTGGAATCCTTAGTCGCCCTGAAAAAGATAGACATGGAGCCGGATGTTATGTTCGGTGCCAAGGAATCAGTGATCGAAGCTGCATATCATGGTCTCTCATCACTTGTGCTGGCAATAGACGAGGAAGTCCCCACGATCCTTAGCAGGCTCGAAGCAGAGAATCTGGAATACGAGCTTGTTGACCTGAGTATTCAATAG
- a CDS encoding sensor histidine kinase → MKGKTLSFKKQTLQEKTSRDVILVVIIAVFLFIVSNLAGISRILIEEPDLFVRFRIGELSIILMFLLIISLIFSRRRYLELRDSYDNFDSVERMKDEFISNLRHELKTPLIPIKGYSELMHEEDLGCINEKQKDALCKILDSCERLLHRIDSLIFMSIASSGDIEYSFSHLRLEDVIDGAISSLNPEISRKQQLIEKDIEKELPFIYGDRAYLKEVFVQILDNAIKFSPEQSSIQICAYEGYKSLHVKITDKGSGIPEEEIENVFERFYQTDGSITRKYNGNGLGLYVARSIVKAHHGNIWIESEEGKGTTVHVKLPETDMNFQKTTGIYPVR, encoded by the coding sequence ATGAAAGGAAAAACGCTAAGCTTCAAAAAACAAACACTACAGGAAAAAACATCAAGAGATGTAATCCTGGTTGTTATCATTGCGGTTTTCCTGTTCATTGTAAGTAATCTGGCAGGCATATCAAGAATTTTAATAGAAGAGCCGGACCTCTTTGTCAGATTCAGAATCGGAGAACTGTCAATAATACTCATGTTCCTGCTTATTATTTCACTCATTTTTTCCCGCAGGCGTTACCTGGAACTCAGAGACAGTTATGATAATTTTGATTCTGTTGAGAGAATGAAGGACGAATTCATATCGAACTTAAGGCATGAGCTGAAAACTCCCCTTATACCGATAAAAGGCTACTCCGAACTGATGCATGAAGAGGATCTCGGATGCATAAATGAGAAACAGAAAGATGCCCTGTGTAAAATCCTAGACAGTTGTGAAAGGCTACTTCACAGAATAGATTCACTGATCTTTATGAGCATAGCAAGTTCCGGGGATATCGAGTATTCCTTCAGTCATTTAAGGCTGGAGGATGTAATAGACGGTGCGATATCCAGCCTGAACCCTGAGATCAGCAGAAAGCAGCAACTTATCGAGAAGGATATTGAAAAGGAGCTACCCTTTATCTACGGAGACAGGGCTTACCTGAAAGAGGTATTTGTTCAGATACTGGACAATGCCATCAAATTCTCACCCGAGCAAAGTTCAATTCAAATCTGTGCATATGAAGGATATAAAAGCCTGCATGTCAAGATCACAGATAAGGGCAGCGGGATACCTGAAGAAGAGATTGAAAACGTTTTTGAAAGATTTTACCAGACAGATGGTTCGATCACCCGTAAGTATAACGGAAACGGCCTGGGGCTATATGTTGCCAGGTCAATAGTAAAAGCCCACCATGGCAACATCTGGATAGAAAGTGAAGAAGGAAAAGGCACAACTGTTCACGTAAAACTTCCGGAAACAGATATGAATTTCCAAAAAACGACCGGGATTTACCCGGTACGCTAA
- a CDS encoding replication factor A (Replication protein A protects and stabilize the intermediate ssDNA that is generated by the unwinding action of a DNA helicase at the replication fork. In addition, SSBs prevent the formation of secondary structures by single-stranded template DNA.), translating to MKDIAQEINSKFLELGVEIPLEDIEERLDKMINKFKVPKEEARRSVVNYFLKEHNIPRNDFYTGQSESPQKMVSDLNSDGKWANVKAKVVQLWENTHESISQVGLVGDETGTIKFTKWERAELPDVEEGKSYLFKNIVVNEWNGKFQINLNKTSSIESIDEDLEVGSSTATFTGAMVDIQSGSGLIKRCPECNRALTKGACMEHGKVDGIYDLRIKAVMDDGTTTQDAIIKRDISEDITDMTLENAIAMAADALDQGVVLEQMKKALVGKYYTISGSRIERYLLVDSIDQKLALDQAELDELITAAEAV from the coding sequence ATGAAAGACATTGCACAAGAGATTAACTCAAAGTTTCTGGAATTAGGGGTAGAGATTCCTCTGGAAGACATTGAAGAAAGACTTGACAAGATGATCAATAAGTTCAAGGTCCCCAAAGAGGAAGCAAGAAGAAGTGTTGTGAACTATTTTTTGAAAGAACACAATATACCCAGAAATGATTTTTATACAGGTCAGTCAGAATCGCCCCAGAAAATGGTCTCTGATCTGAATTCCGATGGTAAATGGGCCAATGTGAAGGCAAAAGTGGTACAGCTCTGGGAGAATACCCATGAATCCATATCACAGGTGGGTCTTGTAGGTGATGAGACCGGCACTATCAAGTTTACAAAATGGGAAAGAGCCGAACTCCCTGATGTTGAGGAAGGCAAAAGCTATCTTTTCAAGAATATTGTTGTGAATGAATGGAACGGCAAATTCCAGATAAATCTCAACAAGACCAGTTCTATTGAAAGCATTGATGAGGATCTGGAAGTAGGAAGCTCCACCGCAACATTCACAGGTGCCATGGTGGATATACAGTCAGGTTCCGGCCTTATTAAGAGATGTCCTGAGTGCAACAGAGCCCTGACAAAGGGTGCCTGTATGGAACACGGGAAGGTCGACGGCATCTATGACCTGAGGATAAAAGCCGTAATGGATGACGGTACCACAACCCAGGATGCAATTATCAAAAGAGATATTTCAGAAGATATTACAGATATGACCCTGGAAAACGCCATAGCAATGGCTGCGGATGCCCTTGACCAGGGAGTCGTGCTTGAACAGATGAAAAAAGCCCTGGTCGGTAAATATTATACGATCAGCGGTTCAAGAATTGAAAGGTACCTGCTGGTTGATTCCATTGATCAAAAGCTTGCTCTGGATCAGGCGGAACTGGATGAACTCATCACTGCTGCGGAGGCGGTATAA
- a CDS encoding metallophosphoesterase: protein MKQKGFQITVKCIIISDTHLEKEEIPPYLSELIEDYDLIIHAGDFSSPQFYRALESTGKLKAVHGNSDHTELKELLPEELVFEVEDVKIGVVHQGGLSVVDTTSIRYKALEMGVNVLIFGHLHRPIIEKSDVLLICPGSPNKPRMSDPSAVELVVDNGSVSTKLIEITGQSCSYVDFSRKLGEK, encoded by the coding sequence ATCAAACAGAAGGGATTTCAAATCACCGTCAAATGCATCATAATTTCTGACACACATCTTGAAAAGGAAGAAATACCACCGTATCTTTCAGAACTCATTGAGGATTACGATCTGATAATACATGCCGGAGACTTTAGTTCACCGCAATTTTACAGGGCACTGGAATCTACCGGGAAATTAAAGGCAGTACACGGAAACTCTGATCATACGGAACTGAAAGAGCTGCTTCCCGAGGAGCTGGTCTTTGAAGTCGAGGACGTTAAAATAGGTGTTGTGCATCAGGGCGGACTGTCTGTGGTCGATACCACATCAATAAGATATAAAGCACTGGAGATGGGAGTTAATGTACTTATATTCGGACATCTGCACAGGCCTATTATAGAAAAAAGCGATGTACTTCTGATCTGTCCCGGATCGCCGAATAAACCCAGGATGTCAGATCCAAGCGCAGTAGAGCTAGTTGTAGACAATGGTTCTGTGAGCACGAAGTTGATTGAGATCACAGGACAATCGTGCAGTTACGTTGATTTCTCCAGGAAGCTCGGGGAAAAATAA
- a CDS encoding aldolase, which translates to MVSIREEDIKIPLDVPLAARETYIRNYMEITRETGRMMLFAGDQKVEHLNDDFFGEDIPEDDNDPEHLFRIASKGKIGVFATQLGLIARYGMDYADVPYLVKINSKTNLVKTKQMDPFSNQLYDIEQIVEFRENSGLKILGIGYTIYLGSEFEADMLNQAAQLIYNAHKHGLITVLWIYPRGAAVADEKDPHLIAGATGVGATLNADFVKVNYPKKEGEKSEEVFKEAVLAAGRTKVVCAGGSSDDSAKFLEKLHKQIHISGAQGNATGRNVHQKSLDEAVRMCNAIYAITIDDASVDEALKIYDNK; encoded by the coding sequence ATGGTTTCAATTAGGGAAGAAGATATAAAGATACCTTTAGACGTTCCGCTCGCTGCTCGTGAAACATATATCCGCAACTATATGGAGATCACAAGAGAAACAGGCAGAATGATGCTTTTTGCAGGTGACCAGAAGGTAGAGCACCTTAACGATGACTTTTTCGGAGAAGATATTCCGGAAGATGACAATGATCCGGAACACCTCTTCAGGATCGCATCAAAGGGAAAAATAGGTGTTTTTGCCACCCAGCTAGGCCTTATTGCAAGATACGGAATGGATTACGCTGATGTGCCATACCTTGTGAAGATAAACTCAAAAACAAATCTCGTGAAGACAAAGCAGATGGATCCGTTCAGCAACCAGCTATATGACATTGAGCAGATCGTGGAATTCCGCGAGAACAGCGGACTCAAGATCCTTGGGATCGGATATACCATCTATCTTGGAAGTGAGTTCGAGGCTGATATGCTCAACCAGGCAGCCCAGTTGATATACAACGCACACAAGCATGGACTCATAACAGTGCTCTGGATATACCCGAGAGGAGCTGCGGTTGCCGACGAGAAGGACCCACACCTGATAGCAGGAGCTACCGGTGTCGGTGCAACCCTCAATGCTGACTTCGTTAAGGTGAACTACCCGAAAAAGGAAGGTGAAAAATCCGAAGAGGTGTTCAAGGAAGCAGTTCTGGCCGCCGGAAGGACAAAGGTTGTATGTGCAGGCGGATCCAGTGATGACAGCGCAAAGTTCCTGGAAAAACTGCATAAACAGATACACATAAGCGGTGCTCAGGGTAATGCAACCGGAAGGAATGTTCATCAGAAATCCCTTGACGAAGCTGTCAGAATGTGCAATGCGATCTATGCTATCACAATAGATGATGCATCGGTGGATGAAGCCCTGAAAATATACGATAATAAGTAA